In Ignavibacteriota bacterium, one genomic interval encodes:
- a CDS encoding bifunctional enoyl-CoA hydratase/phosphate acetyltransferase → MLHNFNELLEHALTITGKRVVVVFPNNEETFSAIEDACKLNLTEFLLVGDEAVIRKYIPGTLHTGIKIVHQPTVMKALLRSIELVKEGNADILMKGGVDTSTMMKEVLGESAGMRTGRLLSDIFIVEFSQRRPNQLLMITDGGITLAPDLKNKIELIRNAVEVAHALGNSVPKVAILSATEFVLPNLQSTLDAAALSKMNERGQIKGCIVDGPFALDNALSEEAAAEKRLSSPVAGKAEILIADNIEVANSLAKSTTYFAGLRLAHVIIGANVPILIPSRADKSDAKLLSIALGVLMSDYYSNT, encoded by the coding sequence ATGCTCCATAATTTCAATGAATTGCTTGAACATGCATTAACAATTACCGGCAAACGTGTCGTCGTAGTTTTTCCGAACAACGAAGAAACGTTTTCTGCCATAGAAGATGCGTGCAAACTCAACCTGACGGAATTTCTTCTTGTCGGTGATGAAGCAGTTATCCGTAAATATATTCCCGGTACGCTGCACACGGGAATCAAGATTGTTCATCAACCGACAGTAATGAAGGCGTTACTCCGTTCGATTGAACTTGTAAAAGAAGGGAATGCCGATATTCTCATGAAAGGCGGTGTTGATACCTCAACGATGATGAAGGAAGTGTTGGGCGAGAGCGCCGGAATGAGAACGGGCAGACTTCTTTCCGATATTTTCATCGTAGAGTTTTCACAACGGCGACCGAATCAACTCCTTATGATAACCGATGGTGGAATAACCCTTGCACCGGATTTGAAAAACAAAATCGAATTGATTCGTAATGCTGTTGAGGTTGCCCATGCACTCGGAAATAGTGTTCCGAAAGTTGCCATACTTTCTGCAACAGAATTTGTTTTGCCGAATCTCCAATCAACACTCGATGCCGCTGCACTTTCGAAGATGAACGAACGGGGACAAATCAAAGGATGTATTGTGGACGGACCGTTTGCGTTGGATAATGCACTCTCCGAAGAAGCGGCGGCAGAGAAGCGTCTCAGTTCACCCGTTGCAGGGAAGGCGGAAATTCTCATTGCCGACAATATTGAAGTTGCAAACAGCCTTGCAAAAAGTACAACGTACTTTGCCGGGCTCCGCCTTGCGCATGTCATCATAGGCGCAAACGTCCCGATTCTCATTCCTTCACGAGCAGATAAGAGCGATGCGAAATTGCTCTCCATCGCGCTTGGTGTGTTGATGAGCGATTATTACTCGAACACATAA